A genomic segment from Lates calcarifer isolate ASB-BC8 linkage group LG13, TLL_Latcal_v3, whole genome shotgun sequence encodes:
- the slc8b1 gene encoding mitochondrial sodium/calcium exchanger protein translates to MAFAVFLSLLLVSSCHQPQVTSGSRVLRIQAGVGLTGRSSNNTLAMVPQNGNDDECDRVMNISAADRCAFVKSTPDCSMEDGFINYLHVAFCLLPPNLTPLTITLCIIWLLFLFVILGLTASKFFCPNLSAISTSLHLTHNVAGVTFLALGNGAPDIFSAVAAFSHPHTAGLAVGALFGAGIFVTTVVAGGVALVKPFAVASRPFLRDVIFYMVAVFWTFVMLFRGTTTLGETLGYLSLYVVYVLIVIISAYIYNRQKHSVNTSARSVAHFPEFHSSDSSDDDVPCLTGGTMPEYESEYRPLLPYSESTSQILLSSLNPVDNRKWRRKSWSWRVLKLLKTPLEVLLLLCIPVVDPDKEDKNWRRPLNCLHLITAPLMCVLIFQSGIYGEYMIQGQFPLWLLTLLLGLFLSSIVFCTTTNDCPPRYHPLFALLGFVVSAVLISAAASEVVSLLHMLGVVLSLSNTVLGLTLLAWGNSIGDCFSDITIARQGYPRMAISACFGGIIFNMLFGVGLGCLVQMLKTHSYVQFESEGLLTWILAGSLGLSLVLSFVIVPLCRFHLGRAYGIFLLVFYVIFLVIALLTEFGKIFIV, encoded by the exons ATGGCTTTTGCTGTTTTCCTGTCACTTTTGCTGGTGTCGTCGTGTCACCAGCCGCAGGTCACCTCAGGCTCCCGTGTCCTCAGGATCCAGGCTGGTGTCGGATTAACCGGGCGGTCCTCAAACAACACACTGGCCATGGTGCCTCAAAACGGCAACGATGATGAG tgtgACCGTGTGATGAACATCAGCGCTGCAGACCGCTGTGCGTTCGTGAAGAGCACACCAGACTGTAGCATGGAGGATGGCTTCATCAACTACCTTCATGTGGCCTTCTGTCTGCTTCCTCCCAACCTCACGCCTCTCACCATCACTCTCTGT ATTATATGGttgctctttctgtttgtcatcCTTGGACTCACAGCATCGAAGTT TTTCTGTCCCAACCTGTCGGCCATCTCTACCAGCCTGCACCTCACTCACAACGTGGCT GGTGTGACATTTCTGGCCCTTGGTAATGGAGCTCCTGACATCTTCAGTGCTGTGGCAGCTTTCTCCCACCCACACACCGCTGGGCTCGCCGTCGGAGCCTTATTTG GAGCTGGAATATTTGTTACCACAGTAGTTGCGGGAGGTGTGGCGCTGGTCAAGCCTTTTGCCGTGGCCTCCCGTCCATTCCTGCGTGATGTCATCTTCTACATGGTTGCCGTGTTTTGGACTTTCGTCATGCTGTTCAGAGGAACCACCACACTGGGAGAAACACTGg GGTACCTGAGCCTGTACGTGGTGTACGTATTGATTGTTATCATCAGTGCCTACATCTACAACCGGCAAAAACATTCAGTGAACACGAGTGCCCGGAGTGTTGCACATTTTCCAG AGTTTCACTCATCCGATTCATCAGATGATGACGTTCCCTGCCTGACCGGTGGAACGATGCCGGAGTATG agtcagAGTACAGGCCTCTTCTGCCATACTCTGAGTCCACGAGTCAGATCCTGCTGAGCTCACTGAACCCGGTGGAcaacaggaagtggaggaggaaatCGTGGAGCTGGAGAGTGCTCAAACtactgaag ACGCCTCTAGaggtcctgctgctgctctgcatccCTGTAGTTGACCCTGATAAAGAGGACAAGAACTGGAGGAGGCCACTGAACTGCCTCCATCTGATCACTGCTCCACTAATGTGTGTGCTCATCTTCCAGTCTGGAATAT ATGGAGAATACATGATCCAAGGGCAGTTTCCTCTCTGGTTGCTGACTCTTCTGCTGGGACTTTTTCTGTCATCCATTGTTTTCTGCACCACAACCAATGACTGCCCTCCCAGATATCATCCA ctgtttGCGCTTTTGGGCTTCGTGGTGAGCGCAGTATTGATCAGTGCAGCAGCCTCTGAAGTGGTCAGTCTCCTGCACATGCTCGGTGTGGTGTTGAGTCTCAGCAACACTGTGCTGGGGCTGACTTTATTGGCCTGGGGCAACAGCATAGGAG actgtttctctgATATCACCATCGCCCGGCAGGGTTACCCACGGATGGCCATATCTGCCTGTTTTGGGGGCATCATTTTCA ACATGCTGTTTGGAGTGGGTTTGGGATGTCTGGTGCAGATGCTTAAAACACACTCTTACGTCCAG tttgAATCAGAGGGTTTGCTGACATGGATTCTCGCAGGATCTCTGGGTTTGTCTCTGGTCCTGTCCTTTGTCATCGTTCCGCTGTGCCGGTTCCACTTGGGTCGGGCCTACGGGATCTTTCTCCTCGTCTTCTACGTCATCTTCCTTGTCATCGCGCTGCTCACAGAGTTTGGCAAGATCTTCATTGTATAG
- the tpcn1 gene encoding two pore channel protein 1, giving the protein MESDDDVPLILTWDEANSGLLNEETERGDENGRGGNYDIVNNAVISTPGPQNYRAQNVSLRQSWEMNYQEAAIYLQEGENNDKFFTHPRNPKALAAYLFAHNHLFYMMELLTGLLLMMLSLCEAPAVPSLRLDVYVHATLELLALVMVAFELCMKLRWLGFHTFIRHKRTMVKTCVLLLQFVEAIVVLIRQTSHVRVTRALRPIFLVDCRYCGAVRRNLRQIFQSLPPFIDILLLLLFFMVIFAILGFCLFSPNTADPYFNTLENSLVSLFVLLTTANFPDVMMPAYSKNRWSCVFFIVYLSIELYFIMNLLLAVVFDTFNDVEKMKFKSLLLHKRSAIDHAFQLLVSRQRPMGVSLKQFDGLMRFYRPRMSARDRFLTYKALNTSGAPMLSLQDFYKFYEVTGLKWKARRSGEHWFDDLPHTTFLIFKGINLLVKSKAFQYAMYVVVAINGVWILVETYTLNSGYSWSRFVPWSYIVFLTIYGVEVLLKITGLGPMAYFSSGWNLFDFSVTVFAFLGLIALAFDMEPFYFIVVLRPLQLLRLFKIKQRYRNVLDTMFELFPRMASLGLTLIIFYYSFAIVGMEFFADVVYPNCCNTSTVADSYRQINITYGNKTVLEEGYYYLNNFNNILSSFVTLFELTVVNNWYITMEGVTSMTSHWSRLYFMTFYIVTMVVMTIIVAFILDAFVFRMNYSRKNRQEPLENPEDENGIVFEVEVSRDEALATLELYKQTCPGLSSLSSLQGVLQAMDRSGHQSLVYLGRRSRTKSDLSMKMYEEEMQEWYAEYSRENLPQPDQSLEPDLDSPISDPSPFPEPQLNSQTGPNSIN; this is encoded by the exons ATGGACGTGGAGGCAATTATGACATAGTGAACAATGCTGTGATCTCAACTCCTGGGCCACAAAACTACAGAGCCCAAAATGTGTCATTACGGCAAAGCTGGGAGATGAACTACCAAGAGGCAGCCATCTACCTGCAG GAAGGGGAGAACAATGATAAGTTCTTCACCCACCCACGAAACCCGAAGGCGCTGGCGGCGTACCTGTTTGCCCACAACCACCTGTTCTACATGATGGAGCTGCTGACAGGcctgctgctgatgatgctgTCGCTGTGCGAAGCTCCCGCTGTGCCCTCGCTGCGCCTGGATGTCTAC GTCCATGCCACTCTGGAGCTCTTGGCTTTGGTTATGGTGGCTTTTGAGCTATGCATGAAACTCCGTTGGTTAGGCTTCCACACCTTCATACGACACAAGAGGACCATGGTGAAG ACGTGTGTGTTGCTGCTACAGTTCGTGGAGGCCATAGTGGTTCTGATCAGACAGACGTCTCACGTGCGAGTGACCAGAGCTCTGAGGCCTATATTCCTGGTGGACTGTAGATATTGTGGTGCTGTGCGCAG AAACTTGCGTCAGATCTTCCAGTCCCTCCCACCTTTTATTGacatcctcctgctgctgcttttcttcatgGTCATATTCGCTATCTTGG gtttctgcctcttctctccAAACACTGCTGACCCG TACTTCAACACTCTGGAGAACAGCCTCGTCAGTCTGTTTGTCCTGCTCACCACAGCAAA TTTCCCTGATGTGATGATGCCAGCGTACTCCAAGAACCGCTGGTCCTGTGTCTTCTTCATTGTTTACCTCTCCATAGAGCTCTACTTCATCATGAACTTG ctcctggCAGTCGTCTTTGATACGTTTAATGATGTTGAGAAGATGAAGTTTAAATCTCTTTTGCTGCACAAACGCTCTGCTATTGACCATGCCTTCCAGCTGTTAGTTAGCCGGCAG AGGCCGATGGGTGTGTCGCTGAAACAGTTCGATGGCCTGATGCGTTTTTATAGACCACGAATGTCTGCAAGAGACCGCTTCCTCACATATAAAGCTCTTAATACTTCAGGGGCCCCTATGCTTAG TCTGCAGGACTTTTATAAGTTCTATGAAGTCACTGGCCTTAAATGGAAG gCTCGACGCAGTGGAGAACATTGGTTTGATGACCTCCCACACACGACCTTCCTCATTTTCAAAG GGATCAACCTGCTGGTGAAGTCTAAGGCCTTCCAGTATGCCATGT ATGTGGTGGTGGCCATCAATGGTGTGTGGATCCTCGTGGAGACGTACACGCTGAATA GTGGATATTCCTGGTCCAGATTCGTTCCCTGGAGTTACATTGTTTTCCTGACCA TTTATGGTGTAGAGGTGTTATTGAAAATAACAGGTTTGGGGCCGATGGCTTATTTCAGCTCTGGGTGGAATCT GTTTGACTTCTCAGTGACAGTGTTTGCCTTCCTGGGCCTGATTGCTCTTGCCTTCGATATGGAACCATTTTACTTTATTGTAGTGCTCAGGCCACTTCAGCTGCTCCG GCTGTTTAAGATAAAGCAGAGGTATCGTAATGTGTTGGACACCATGTTTGAGCTCTTCCCCAGGATGGCAAGTCTGGGGTTGACCTTAATCATCTTCTACTATTCCTTCGCTATTGTGGGAATGGAGTTCTTTGCAGATGTGGTTTATCCCAACTGCTGCAA CACCAGCACAGTGGCAGACTCCTACAGACAGATCAACATCACATATGGCAACAAAACGGTGTTGGAGGAAGGCTACTACTATCTCAATAACTTCAACAACATTCTCAGCAGCTTTG tgacTCTGTTTGAACTGACTGTGGTCAACAACTGGTACATCACCATG GAAGGAGTCACCTCTATGACAAGCCACTGGAGCCGACTGTACTTCATGACCTTTTATATAGTTACCATG GTGGTGATGACCATCATTGTGGCGTTCATTCTGGATGCGTTTGTGTTTCGTATGAACTACAGCCGCAAGAACCGGCAAGAACCACTGGAGAACCCAGAGG atgagaaCGGGATTGTGTTTGAGGTAGAAGTGAGTCGAGATGAAGCTTTGGCCACTCTAGAGCTGTACAAACAGACGTGCCCAGGACTGTCCTCCCTCAGCTCTCTACAGGGAGTCCTACAAGCTATGGACAGGAGTGgg CACCAGTCTCTGGTGTACCTAGGTCGCAGGTCTAGGACGAAGAGTGACCTCAGTATGAAAATGTACGAGGAAGAGATGCAG GAGTGGTATGCAGAGTATTCAAGGGAAAACCTGCCTCAACCAGACCAAAGCCTGGAGCCAGATTTGGACAGTCCCATCTCTGACCCGTCTCCCTTCCCAGAGCCTCAGCTCAACTCACAGACTGGACCTAACAGCATCAACTAA